The following are encoded in a window of Diorhabda sublineata isolate icDioSubl1.1 chromosome 3, icDioSubl1.1, whole genome shotgun sequence genomic DNA:
- the LOC130441782 gene encoding uncharacterized protein LOC130441782, which yields MGEPDYRRVCLHWETDSTALASDGFNVRYCEIQTWGSQRCKVQNVPDFSENNLDKGEEVKTFNADIKGLRMATTYSFEVKVAKEKGEREDRADGDDKNQNIIVIPTKGFSAKATQCLPHASEIEVSTGPFFGGRIAVEAADGERCAIDGEPDSPRDVYTLRINHTECGSQVNDTTVATFVLVQENLPILTHSTRRFLVLCSYQPETLTVRAGINLPNGAHHHQGGRGQAHIQAHYEDGDNNLGRRSRTGRVMQKPEALVKEETTAELKEPISYKNNFVPIFVITMLVIAGVIGIVAIALKIVGKKITKEFDNVSIASDLSTSSCSTITDVEAACDNNKEEKKLPNFI from the exons ATGGGAGAACCGGATTATAGACGAGTTTGTTTGCATTGGGAAACCGATTCAACGGCATTAGCATCAGACGGTTTCAATGTCAGGTATTGCGAAATCCAAACCTGGGGTTCGCAACGGTGTAAAGTCCAAAACGTTCCCGATTTCTCCgaaaataatttggataaaGGGGAGGAGGTTAAAACGTTTAACGCGGATATAAAAGGGTTGCGAATGGCAACTACTTATTCGTTCGAAGTGAAAGTTGCTAAAGAAAAAGGTGAACGAGAAGATAGAGCTGATGGAgatgataaaaatcaaaatatcattgTGATACCTACCAAAGGAT tttctGCCAAAGCGACGCAGTGTCTACCTCACGCCAGTGAAATAGAAGTTTCAACGGGACCTTTCTTCGGAGGCAGAATCGCTGTAGAGGCGGCTGACGGGGAAAGATGCGCCATCGACGGCGAACCAGACAGCCCCCGAGACGTATATACGTTAAGAATAAACCACACGGAATGCGGTAGTCAGGTCAACGATACCACTGTTGCCACTTTTGTTTTGGTACAGGAAAATTTACCAATTTTGACGCACAGTACCAGGAG atttttGGTTTTGTGCTCGTATCAACCAGAAACTCTGACAGTTCGTGCCGGTATCAACCTTCCGAACGGTGCACATCATCATCAAGGTGGACGGGGACAAGCGCACATCCAAGCCCATTACGAAGATGGAGACAACAACTTAGGAAGACGATCGAGAACTGGTCGTGTGATGCAAAAACCGGAAGCGTTAg TGAAAGAAGAAACTACAGCGGAACTAAAAGAACCAATATCTTACAAAAATAACTTCGTACCCATATTCGTAATAACTATGTTAGTTATAGCTGGAGTGATAGGAATAGTAGCTATAGCACTCAAGATCGTCggtaaaaaaataactaaagaaTTTGACAATGTATCGATTGCCTCGGATCTATCGACAAGTAGTTGCAGTACCATTACGGACGTCGAAGCAGCttgtgataataataaagaagaaaagaaattaccCAATTTTATCTAA